The Cohnella abietis genome has a segment encoding these proteins:
- a CDS encoding discoidin domain-containing protein — protein MYGLLRFNGSINGVLVQSFSCQVHSEGNVLIMEAKQPKKRGASSKRVLAALLTAVVIFNLAVFAAPPRAEAAATAKGAPDVRITATAITASSSKTGHEPGMVQDGIFNDNANSWAPAARPTAAAPQWIMLDFGHSVRVGALEASVTSSEGPKSYAIQTSDDGTHFSTVVSKSVQSSRTLFSGWDTVSARYVRLYITDSFGDESAINEITVYPDILPHRVGVLSCFPDMKNFGDKGFDALQEQYQQLDNLCVSIADPGSPGINIMPELIDNTKFPNGISGQDAVAYVSDPGHYSWSYADNFFNRFINKGLDVWIGFQGFTKRAFPDFYSDIIDESGRMIEHRDFFNETNNRTIIEVAKQTMRHFDSNPYIRIFSILGPGWYGGIEYYSGSNPELLAVYSESAQNNFRRWLENKYTTIDKLNVAWGKHYVDFDEIQSPLPNRTNVNAVDDRPEWADLMFWKIEYMDKYTDDYMTAMRSVSDKVITVEVDGGYQSAPMETGESMGKIARDFSKYDNVILGNSNLDAPYGVAQYTATARFYQLQGSMDDTGFSSEKAQADNAFNFLSRGAGTMAHFATGADYSEYNGSSGTWDPNGEYTGTDLYRYMKDNAKKLREIKPKPVVSDVLIFNPWYANLFRKGYDRNDHNFIFDADHGVSWFGSAFASWTHHLSSPDLLDDFPIEDGALKNYKVFISPNMDVTLTSDKAEAKIKDWVNKGGAFVSFGKDSFNYRLDLDTQRVTGSDEVSSWMMGMSGGAEAVERVGTTVKVSAGAPAWLKSLSTGQTVNVSLDGPSQGKAFKRLVPGAVPVLEDEGGNIIMSELKVGKGSVLFSTLPVANNAMFKDTFMSRLLSDYADSRGIQRTVTFDPDKFHVVDAGVDSYSGKRVIEVARNESTSASDVLIIKHTSSLDNVDAVIDLSWERDSMINYTFKPGKAFVYVPSPEGAVTGSGIIEEVDGKQVITLDLGNSYNIKTIALDGENRVEGLTFDNGAYGSGWKTFGPAFGTVPAQAANGEFMANSSAGGTDALGKITSGLFTITDDVLAFSSAGYKGTVLAGPPPAAQPKLIAGFETGDWSELASIDTNAFGSAPATGGAGWVGNWSGHYAASSIGGELKGKLQTKSFVIDRPMLTFKGAGWNGTTYGNGPWPYQLNNRYYLKDASTGEVLIERAPENRVGDSGKFMDYAWDVSAYAGREVYFEMVDAIGADEAAQYGGGFEWLAVDDIMLTGEPFDAPAQSTGFNAYYLKAADGTVLRTAYPADNGEISNVAWDVSNLKGKLVYFEADDGNDNADDGWMAFGNLFGYNNKDHTEDPYWSFESGTYEDWERTGNAFPSEPSSLKAGRPLGTDNGKYWADSLVNGESATGTLTSKEFVIEKPFLTFLAAGWNGQSNWSPPKNYYELVDQDGQRLRIATPPGMQSQPLNQFIKQFWDVSDLTGKTVRFRMVDGDSGSGYAWMTLDSIAQEDNFNFESGSYTTWTSVGAFGGAPSGAVQHPAATGARGLKWADSYNGGAGSIGTTTSAPFTLGANFIRFLAAGYSDNGNNYYRLVDENGSEIGRVDPPNDTNFKMLSIDATGHAGSKVHFEAVDGSTDTSAGWLAFDDLNWRKLLPESVALSVSNDGVEWTKLADLDGKEATRLTYSIPGGANKRYVRFELANDRFDSGILDMIKIEQNVEKIASGTLSSDGMLDLGAEKKVNGIQLAFDGNPTNKSFIIEVSANGHDWSRVYKAIDSKRGIIKAMVPTVTARYIRVNGLAVATATHVTTYLVSEPAISPDYVSEPTDGTGKIDMSNPPSNGGPTTIISTISPSISVPKLIVTHNGAVATVSASVKATLDPATGKAEVHIEDRLITALIDKVKTLKAEGLKVEIEIKVEDAEQANVVVVEISGDSFKLVGDAIQGALKVDAGIGNVTFDSKAIASINGAGKTGNIGISISKVEKSALTSENRTKIGDRPVYEFSVSAGKTKLADFGGGSADVSIPYTRKPGEKKNAIIVYNIDDAGKLQTIRGRYDDVAGAVRFKTAFLSRFAIGYNEVSFRDVAANAWYNEAVGFMSARDFIKGVGSERFAPDVNVSRADFLVMVMNAYGIDVDATTSGNFADAGSKYYTPYLGTAKRLGLISGTGDNHFAPEASISRQDMMVVLYRALDKLGELPTGKSGTAFDSFKDAGAVADYARAAVKLFVETGIVRGNGTTLDMKSVSTRAQAAQVLYGLMSR, from the coding sequence GATAACAGCAACCGCGATTACCGCCTCCTCCAGCAAAACCGGACACGAGCCGGGAATGGTGCAGGACGGCATATTCAATGACAATGCTAACAGTTGGGCGCCGGCCGCCAGACCGACGGCTGCGGCTCCGCAATGGATTATGCTCGACTTCGGGCACTCGGTACGTGTAGGCGCACTTGAAGCGTCAGTCACCTCGAGCGAGGGGCCGAAATCCTACGCGATACAAACTTCAGACGACGGTACCCATTTTAGCACTGTGGTATCGAAAAGTGTTCAGAGCAGCCGGACGTTGTTCAGCGGCTGGGATACCGTGAGCGCCAGGTATGTGCGGCTGTACATCACGGATAGCTTCGGCGATGAGAGCGCAATTAACGAGATTACCGTCTACCCGGATATTCTACCGCATCGTGTCGGCGTTCTGTCTTGCTTTCCGGATATGAAAAATTTTGGCGACAAAGGCTTTGACGCACTGCAAGAGCAATATCAGCAGCTGGATAACCTGTGCGTCAGCATTGCCGATCCGGGAAGTCCCGGCATTAATATTATGCCAGAGTTGATCGACAATACTAAATTCCCAAACGGTATATCGGGTCAGGACGCGGTTGCTTATGTAAGCGACCCCGGACACTACTCGTGGAGCTATGCGGATAACTTCTTCAATCGGTTTATTAATAAAGGTCTCGATGTTTGGATAGGGTTTCAAGGGTTTACCAAACGTGCTTTTCCTGACTTCTATTCCGATATTATCGACGAATCGGGTCGCATGATCGAGCATCGGGACTTCTTCAACGAAACGAACAACCGGACCATCATTGAAGTTGCCAAGCAGACGATGCGGCACTTCGACAGCAATCCGTATATCCGGATTTTTTCCATACTCGGACCTGGATGGTACGGCGGCATCGAATATTATTCGGGTAGCAATCCAGAGCTTCTGGCCGTATATAGCGAAAGTGCCCAGAACAATTTTAGAAGATGGCTGGAGAATAAATATACGACAATTGATAAATTGAACGTGGCATGGGGAAAGCATTACGTCGACTTCGACGAAATCCAGTCTCCTCTGCCTAATAGAACGAATGTGAATGCGGTAGACGACAGGCCAGAGTGGGCCGACCTGATGTTTTGGAAGATCGAATATATGGACAAGTATACCGACGACTATATGACCGCCATGCGCTCGGTTTCGGACAAGGTCATCACGGTTGAGGTGGACGGCGGCTATCAGAGCGCGCCGATGGAAACTGGGGAAAGCATGGGTAAGATTGCGCGGGATTTCAGCAAATACGACAATGTTATTCTGGGCAATAGCAATCTGGACGCACCATACGGCGTTGCACAGTATACGGCGACGGCGAGATTCTACCAGCTGCAGGGCTCTATGGACGATACAGGGTTCTCTTCTGAAAAAGCGCAGGCCGACAACGCCTTTAACTTCCTGAGCCGCGGTGCCGGCACGATGGCACATTTTGCGACAGGCGCGGATTACAGTGAATATAACGGCTCGTCGGGCACCTGGGATCCGAACGGCGAATATACGGGCACCGATCTGTATCGCTACATGAAAGACAACGCGAAGAAATTAAGGGAGATTAAACCGAAGCCTGTAGTATCGGACGTGCTCATTTTCAATCCGTGGTACGCCAATCTGTTCCGCAAGGGCTACGATCGCAATGATCACAATTTTATTTTCGATGCCGATCATGGTGTTTCCTGGTTCGGTTCAGCTTTCGCGAGCTGGACCCATCATCTCAGTTCGCCCGACCTGCTCGACGATTTCCCGATCGAGGATGGCGCGCTCAAAAACTATAAAGTGTTCATCAGTCCCAATATGGACGTGACGCTGACGTCCGATAAGGCAGAGGCGAAAATTAAAGATTGGGTAAACAAGGGAGGAGCATTCGTCAGCTTCGGCAAAGACAGCTTCAACTACCGTTTGGATTTGGATACGCAGCGTGTGACAGGCAGCGATGAGGTAAGCTCATGGATGATGGGCATGTCGGGCGGAGCCGAGGCGGTCGAACGGGTAGGCACGACCGTCAAGGTTTCAGCTGGAGCGCCGGCATGGCTCAAGTCGCTTTCCACAGGACAGACGGTTAACGTAAGTCTTGACGGGCCGTCGCAAGGGAAAGCATTTAAACGGTTAGTACCCGGTGCTGTTCCCGTGTTGGAGGACGAGGGCGGCAATATCATCATGTCCGAGCTCAAGGTTGGCAAGGGAAGCGTGTTATTCAGCACCCTGCCCGTTGCGAATAACGCAATGTTCAAAGATACGTTTATGAGCCGCTTGCTCTCCGATTACGCGGATTCGCGCGGTATCCAACGTACGGTCACCTTCGACCCGGACAAATTCCATGTCGTGGACGCAGGCGTTGATTCATACAGCGGCAAAAGAGTTATCGAGGTGGCAAGGAACGAGAGCACAAGCGCAAGCGATGTGTTGATCATTAAGCACACGTCGTCGCTGGACAATGTCGATGCGGTCATCGATCTCAGTTGGGAAAGAGACAGCATGATCAACTATACCTTTAAGCCGGGAAAAGCGTTTGTTTATGTTCCTAGTCCAGAGGGGGCCGTCACCGGATCCGGCATCATTGAGGAGGTCGATGGCAAACAAGTCATTACACTGGATTTGGGCAACAGCTATAACATCAAAACGATTGCGCTTGATGGGGAAAACCGGGTCGAAGGCTTAACCTTCGACAATGGAGCTTATGGAAGCGGTTGGAAAACGTTTGGTCCCGCTTTTGGAACCGTGCCTGCGCAAGCAGCAAACGGCGAATTTATGGCCAATTCATCAGCAGGTGGCACAGATGCGCTGGGCAAAATCACAAGCGGTCTGTTCACGATAACGGATGATGTACTGGCGTTTAGCTCCGCAGGCTATAAAGGCACCGTATTGGCTGGTCCGCCGCCAGCAGCACAGCCCAAGCTTATCGCAGGCTTCGAGACGGGTGACTGGAGCGAGCTCGCATCTATCGACACGAACGCGTTCGGCAGCGCTCCGGCAACCGGCGGAGCCGGATGGGTCGGTAATTGGAGCGGCCACTACGCCGCATCATCGATAGGTGGAGAGCTGAAGGGCAAGCTTCAAACCAAAAGCTTCGTTATTGATCGGCCTATGCTGACATTCAAAGGCGCGGGCTGGAATGGCACTACTTACGGGAATGGACCTTGGCCGTACCAGCTGAATAACCGGTATTATTTAAAGGATGCGTCAACCGGAGAGGTATTGATTGAGCGGGCGCCCGAGAACCGGGTGGGTGACAGTGGCAAGTTTATGGACTATGCCTGGGATGTATCGGCGTATGCTGGCCGCGAGGTCTATTTCGAGATGGTGGACGCGATAGGGGCGGACGAAGCGGCACAGTACGGCGGCGGCTTCGAATGGCTTGCAGTCGATGACATCATGCTGACAGGTGAACCGTTCGATGCTCCAGCTCAATCAACCGGATTCAACGCCTACTACTTAAAGGCGGCGGATGGGACCGTGCTGCGTACTGCTTATCCGGCGGATAACGGCGAGATCAGCAATGTGGCGTGGGACGTGTCGAATCTGAAGGGTAAATTGGTCTATTTTGAAGCGGACGACGGTAACGATAATGCAGACGATGGTTGGATGGCGTTCGGGAATTTGTTCGGGTACAACAACAAAGATCATACCGAGGATCCTTATTGGTCGTTCGAGTCCGGAACTTATGAGGACTGGGAACGTACTGGGAACGCATTCCCGTCCGAGCCGAGCTCGCTGAAGGCGGGCCGGCCGCTCGGTACGGATAACGGAAAATACTGGGCGGATTCGCTGGTAAACGGGGAGAGTGCGACTGGAACGTTAACCTCGAAGGAATTCGTGATTGAAAAACCGTTTTTGACTTTCCTTGCCGCCGGCTGGAACGGACAAAGCAATTGGAGTCCTCCTAAAAATTATTATGAATTGGTCGACCAAGACGGTCAGCGGCTTCGAATCGCCACGCCTCCCGGCATGCAGTCGCAACCGCTGAATCAATTCATCAAGCAGTTCTGGGACGTTTCGGATCTTACGGGCAAGACGGTCCGATTCCGTATGGTCGATGGGGACTCAGGCAGCGGCTACGCTTGGATGACACTCGACAGCATTGCGCAGGAGGACAACTTCAACTTCGAAAGCGGCAGCTATACGACCTGGACGTCTGTTGGGGCCTTTGGCGGAGCGCCATCGGGCGCCGTGCAGCATCCGGCTGCGACGGGGGCACGGGGTTTGAAATGGGCGGATTCCTATAACGGAGGCGCGGGATCCATCGGCACGACAACAAGCGCGCCGTTTACGCTCGGAGCGAACTTTATCCGATTCCTCGCTGCTGGATACAGCGACAATGGGAACAATTACTATCGTCTTGTGGACGAGAATGGCAGCGAAATCGGCAGGGTTGATCCTCCCAACGATACAAACTTCAAAATGCTGTCGATTGATGCGACAGGGCATGCTGGGAGCAAGGTGCATTTTGAAGCAGTGGACGGAAGCACTGACACAAGTGCAGGCTGGCTTGCTTTTGACGACCTGAACTGGCGGAAGCTGCTTCCCGAAAGCGTGGCATTGAGTGTTTCGAACGACGGTGTTGAATGGACGAAGCTTGCAGACTTGGACGGAAAAGAAGCGACTCGTCTCACTTACTCGATACCAGGAGGAGCAAACAAGCGGTATGTGCGGTTCGAATTGGCAAACGACAGGTTTGACAGCGGTATTCTGGATATGATCAAAATCGAACAGAATGTCGAAAAGATCGCATCCGGTACGCTTTCTTCTGACGGCATGCTGGACTTGGGAGCCGAAAAAAAGGTCAACGGAATTCAACTGGCATTTGACGGCAATCCGACGAATAAGAGCTTCATTATTGAAGTCTCGGCCAATGGTCACGATTGGTCGCGGGTATACAAGGCGATAGACAGCAAGCGAGGTATCATCAAAGCTATGGTTCCTACCGTCACCGCAAGGTATATTCGCGTAAACGGATTAGCGGTAGCGACTGCTACGCATGTCACGACCTATTTGGTCTCGGAGCCTGCGATATCGCCTGATTATGTAAGCGAGCCGACCGACGGAACGGGGAAAATCGACATGAGCAATCCTCCTTCGAACGGTGGCCCTACAACGATAATATCAACAATATCGCCTTCGATTTCGGTGCCGAAGCTTATTGTTACCCATAACGGAGCTGTCGCGACCGTGTCCGCCTCCGTTAAGGCAACGCTCGACCCGGCAACCGGAAAAGCTGAGGTCCACATAGAGGACCGTTTGATTACAGCTTTGATCGACAAGGTGAAGACACTCAAAGCCGAGGGGTTGAAGGTGGAAATCGAAATTAAAGTGGAGGATGCGGAACAGGCCAATGTGGTAGTTGTCGAAATCTCAGGAGATTCCTTCAAGCTGGTGGGGGATGCCATACAGGGTGCTTTAAAGGTAGATGCCGGCATCGGGAACGTTACCTTTGATTCCAAAGCAATTGCTTCTATTAACGGTGCTGGGAAAACGGGGAACATCGGCATCAGCATCTCCAAGGTGGAGAAAAGCGCATTAACCTCAGAGAATCGGACCAAGATCGGGGATCGCCCGGTTTATGAGTTTTCCGTCTCCGCAGGTAAAACGAAGCTGGCCGATTTCGGCGGAGGTAGCGCGGACGTTAGCATTCCTTATACGCGTAAGCCCGGCGAGAAGAAGAACGCCATTATTGTCTACAATATTGACGATGCTGGGAAGCTTCAAACGATTAGAGGCAGATATGACGATGTTGCAGGAGCCGTTCGTTTTAAGACCGCGTTTCTTTCGAGGTTTGCCATAGGTTACAACGAAGTATCCTTTAGGGATGTGGCTGCGAATGCCTGGTACAACGAGGCTGTAGGATTCATGTCGGCCAGAGATTTTATCAAAGGTGTAGGAAGCGAGAGATTCGCTCCCGACGTCAACGTCAGCCGCGCCGATTTCCTTGTGATGGTGATGAATGCTTACGGCATTGATGTCGATGCAACTACATCAGGCAACTTTGCGGATGCAGGAAGCAAGTACTATACCCCATATCTGGGAACAGCTAAACGCCTTGGCCTTATTTCCGGAACAGGAGATAACCACTTCGCGCCCGAGGCCTCCATTAGCCGGCAGGACATGATGGTCGTTCTGTATCGGGCATTGGACAAATTAGGAGAGCTGCCGACAGGTAAAAGCGGGACTGCGTTTGACAGCTTCAAGGATGCAGGTGCTGTTGCGGATTATGCCAGAGCTGCTGTTAAGCTGTTTGTGGAAACCGGAATTGTTCGGGGCAATGGGACGACTCTCGATATGAAGAGTGTTTCCACGAGAGCGCAGGCTGCTCAAGTGCTGTACGGCCTGATGTCCAGATAG
- the melA gene encoding alpha-galactosidase: MKRIAIIGAGSIVFCKTLMLDIMATPELEDTEFVLMAPSTGKTSQVKAFADKVIEQNGLKSKVTVTTDRREALAGANYVITSFQVGGVSAFELDYKIPLKYGIDQCIGDTLGPGGVFRALRSIPVILDVARDMEELCPKATLLNYVNPMAMICWALGETNIQYVGLCHGVQTTLDLIAGYVAVPKQEIDYVSAGINHMGWFTELSHQGRDLYPILREKFEQPEFYVNEKVRGEVFRHFGYFMTESTGHLSEYVPWFRKNRKALDLYCDEPSFGGESGAYYAWCMYVADKYKDQDILKDESYDLPTRSVEYCAYIIEALETGKTFKFSGNLRNNGMISNLPDECCAEGAVFADRTGLHRTIIGEIPPQCAALNMTNINVQRLAVLAAKSGDPETVVQAIALDPLTSSVLTLKEIRDMVTEMLDAQREWLPLFANRSPRPTPDIMIPADIVRAEVPIDPALAVFSRFGELAK; this comes from the coding sequence ATGAAGAGAATCGCGATTATTGGCGCTGGAAGCATCGTGTTCTGTAAAACGCTAATGCTCGACATTATGGCCACTCCGGAGCTTGAAGACACCGAATTCGTTCTAATGGCTCCCTCGACAGGGAAAACATCCCAAGTTAAAGCGTTTGCTGATAAGGTCATTGAGCAAAATGGACTCAAATCGAAGGTAACGGTTACGACTGATCGCAGAGAGGCGCTGGCCGGGGCGAATTACGTCATCACGTCATTCCAAGTGGGCGGCGTTTCCGCCTTCGAGCTGGACTACAAGATCCCATTGAAATATGGTATCGATCAATGTATTGGTGATACACTTGGGCCAGGCGGCGTATTCCGTGCGCTGCGCAGCATTCCAGTTATCTTGGATGTTGCGCGCGACATGGAGGAACTGTGCCCGAAGGCAACGCTGCTCAACTATGTCAATCCGATGGCCATGATCTGCTGGGCGCTTGGTGAGACGAATATTCAATATGTCGGCTTGTGTCATGGCGTGCAGACGACGCTGGATCTGATTGCAGGATACGTAGCTGTTCCCAAGCAAGAGATCGACTATGTCTCTGCGGGCATCAATCATATGGGTTGGTTTACGGAGCTGTCCCACCAAGGTCGTGATCTGTATCCGATTCTTCGCGAGAAGTTCGAACAACCGGAATTTTATGTAAACGAGAAGGTACGTGGAGAAGTGTTCCGCCACTTCGGCTACTTCATGACCGAGTCCACCGGGCATCTTTCGGAATATGTTCCTTGGTTCCGCAAAAATCGCAAGGCACTCGACTTGTATTGCGACGAGCCCTCCTTCGGCGGAGAGTCCGGCGCGTATTATGCATGGTGCATGTATGTCGCAGACAAATACAAGGATCAGGATATCCTGAAGGACGAATCATACGATCTGCCTACGCGCAGTGTCGAGTATTGTGCATATATTATCGAAGCATTGGAAACCGGAAAAACGTTCAAGTTCAGTGGGAATTTGCGTAATAATGGCATGATCTCGAACCTGCCAGACGAGTGCTGCGCAGAGGGTGCGGTGTTCGCTGATCGTACGGGTCTCCATCGGACAATCATCGGCGAAATCCCTCCACAGTGCGCAGCACTAAACATGACTAACATCAATGTGCAGCGACTAGCCGTGCTAGCTGCCAAGTCCGGCGACCCAGAGACGGTCGTACAGGCGATCGCTCTCGACCCACTGACTTCGTCTGTGCTCACCTTGAAGGAGATCCGCGATATGGTTACGGAGATGCTGGACGCGCAGCGCGAATGGCTACCGCTATTCGCCAACCGAAGCCCACGTCCGACGCCAGACATCATGATTCCGGCCGACATCGTTCGGGCCGAAGTTCCGATAGACCCGGCACTCGCTGTCTTCTCCCGCTTCGGAGAGCTAGCGAAATAA
- a CDS encoding Gfo/Idh/MocA family protein, protein MSRLKIGFVGTGGMGQMAHLSNYTQLHELCEVVALAEVRPQLARSVADRYGISKIYDHHMELINHAKVDAIVAPQLYRSHLAIIPDILKAGIPVFTEKPLTLTVEAGEQLVRLAEEHQTLHMVGYHKRSDPAMEYASERIEQWKTSGEYGRLQYIRVTMPPGDWIGGADAPLSSNEPYPFIPIEPGSAEFTDEQNRQLDTFVNYYIHQVNAIRYLLKESYKITYADRRGILLTGESDSGVTVALEMAPYQTSIEWHESMLVCFEKGFVRVDLPPPLARQQAGKVTIMKDNGTDSPSYELPVMPNRSAMRQQAMNFIAAVRGERPAPCESKEALEDLKVARDYIRLMQQYQ, encoded by the coding sequence TTGAGCAGATTAAAAATCGGGTTTGTTGGCACTGGCGGCATGGGGCAGATGGCACACCTGTCCAATTACACACAATTGCACGAGCTATGCGAGGTTGTCGCACTGGCGGAAGTACGCCCGCAGCTTGCCAGATCTGTTGCGGATCGTTACGGTATATCGAAGATTTATGATCATCACATGGAGCTGATTAATCATGCGAAGGTAGATGCAATCGTCGCTCCCCAGCTCTACCGATCCCATCTCGCCATCATCCCTGACATTCTAAAAGCGGGTATTCCCGTTTTCACCGAGAAGCCGCTAACACTTACTGTTGAAGCTGGTGAGCAATTGGTTCGGCTTGCAGAGGAGCATCAAACACTGCATATGGTCGGTTACCACAAACGTTCCGACCCTGCGATGGAGTATGCAAGCGAACGGATTGAGCAGTGGAAGACGAGCGGTGAATATGGCCGACTGCAATATATTCGCGTCACGATGCCACCCGGTGACTGGATCGGCGGGGCAGACGCTCCGCTCAGCTCGAACGAGCCATACCCGTTCATCCCTATCGAGCCGGGCTCAGCGGAATTTACCGATGAACAGAACCGCCAGCTAGACACCTTTGTCAATTATTACATTCATCAGGTCAATGCTATTCGGTATCTTCTGAAAGAGTCATATAAAATCACATATGCTGACCGTAGAGGCATTCTACTAACAGGTGAGAGCGACAGCGGCGTCACCGTGGCGCTTGAGATGGCACCTTACCAGACTAGCATCGAATGGCATGAAAGTATGCTCGTCTGTTTCGAGAAGGGCTTCGTCCGTGTAGATCTTCCCCCTCCGCTCGCTCGTCAGCAAGCCGGGAAAGTCACAATCATGAAGGACAATGGCACAGATTCACCCTCTTACGAGCTGCCCGTTATGCCGAACCGTTCCGCCATGCGTCAGCAAGCAATGAACTTCATTGCAGCTGTGCGGGGCGAGCGCCCGGCACCTTGCGAATCTAAGGAAGCTCTTGAGGATCTAAAGGTAGCTAGAGATTATATTCGCTTGATGCAGCAGTACCAATAA
- a CDS encoding FG-GAP repeat domain-containing protein, whose product MTISFKKRKISDEPYEACSVFDVNNDGTLDIVSGAYWYEGPDFVRRHKICELASYAHYRDDFSDFPMDVDGNGRMDIITGSWWSEGIHWRRNPGHSDSLWETFRIDHTSNIETIRYYDIDGCGVPEIFPNTPMAPQTFYKLITDENGKGTGQFRKMVISEGPSGHGLGFADITGNGRMDIVLSNGWLEQPEEPYSGLWTFHPEFALGSASVPIIGYDVNGDGLCDLIVGQAHDYGLHWLEQTREEDGSRSWIRHEIDMTASQYHDLMLVDLDLDGELELVTGKRYLAHDNDPGFDDPLGVYYFKINGGAFEKHVIDFGPAGEGSGNGIFMWIQDVTGNGYPDIVAPGTDGLYLFENLGKQE is encoded by the coding sequence ATGACGATTTCCTTCAAGAAAAGGAAGATTAGCGATGAGCCCTATGAGGCTTGCTCGGTATTCGATGTCAACAACGATGGTACGCTGGACATTGTTAGCGGCGCGTACTGGTACGAAGGCCCCGACTTCGTGCGCCGGCACAAAATTTGTGAGTTAGCTTCCTATGCGCATTATCGTGATGACTTCTCCGACTTTCCTATGGATGTAGACGGCAACGGTCGAATGGACATCATCACCGGCTCGTGGTGGAGTGAAGGAATACATTGGCGCAGAAATCCAGGACATTCAGATTCGCTGTGGGAAACATTTCGAATCGATCACACCTCCAACATCGAGACCATTCGCTACTATGATATTGACGGCTGCGGTGTGCCCGAGATTTTCCCAAATACACCAATGGCGCCCCAGACATTCTACAAGCTGATTACAGATGAAAATGGTAAGGGAACAGGACAATTCCGCAAAATGGTCATCTCCGAAGGTCCCAGTGGACATGGCCTAGGTTTCGCAGATATTACCGGAAACGGCAGGATGGATATCGTTCTGTCGAACGGCTGGCTGGAACAACCCGAGGAACCTTACTCCGGGTTATGGACTTTTCACCCAGAGTTCGCTCTCGGTTCGGCTAGTGTCCCGATTATCGGATACGACGTCAATGGAGATGGGCTATGCGATCTGATTGTCGGTCAGGCGCATGACTACGGCCTGCATTGGCTTGAACAGACACGAGAAGAAGATGGCTCGCGAAGCTGGATTCGGCATGAGATCGATATGACGGCATCTCAGTATCACGATCTTATGCTTGTCGATCTCGACCTCGATGGGGAACTAGAGCTCGTCACGGGCAAAAGATACTTGGCGCATGACAACGATCCCGGCTTTGATGACCCGCTTGGTGTGTATTACTTCAAGATCAATGGTGGCGCATTCGAGAAGCATGTCATCGACTTTGGTCCTGCAGGTGAAGGCTCTGGAAATGGCATCTTCATGTGGATTCAGGATGTAACGGGCAATGGTTACCCGGACATCGTTGCTCCAGGAACGGACGGTTTGTATTTATTCGAAAATTTAGGAAAGCAGGAGTGA
- a CDS encoding AraC family transcriptional regulator: protein MQGSILIRMPEMLSGAFMKDQPDEPFYFPMHQHESNAELLLILEGEGEFRVDGKLYRAKTGNMLVYNRGVWHEERSTGDKFMAIYVGYTGLQLKGLPFDFLCGTEQPAMLELNEHFLPIKQLFLEMISEWESFKPESAVIANALLGVMVGRLVRLVHYSKEDEFRRRPVKEAIHLAKRFMEENYLADVNLSVLSRLTHMNAYHFIHVFKKETGVSPIQYLIRYRMEVAKQYLETTSLPMVEIAEKIGYKSETYFQNLFKKTTGVSPGKYRAAFYQ, encoded by the coding sequence ATGCAGGGGTCGATATTGATTCGAATGCCCGAGATGTTAAGTGGCGCATTTATGAAGGATCAGCCTGATGAGCCATTTTATTTTCCAATGCATCAGCATGAAAGCAACGCAGAGCTGCTGCTCATTCTGGAGGGTGAAGGCGAGTTTCGAGTGGATGGCAAGCTGTATCGGGCGAAGACGGGCAACATGCTAGTTTATAATCGGGGCGTCTGGCATGAGGAGAGGTCGACAGGCGACAAGTTTATGGCGATCTATGTCGGGTACACGGGTTTGCAGTTAAAAGGGCTGCCTTTCGACTTTTTGTGCGGAACCGAACAACCGGCCATGCTTGAGCTTAACGAGCATTTCTTGCCGATTAAGCAGCTATTTTTAGAGATGATATCGGAATGGGAAAGTTTTAAGCCGGAGTCTGCCGTTATTGCGAATGCGCTGCTAGGCGTCATGGTCGGGCGGCTAGTGCGGCTGGTGCATTATTCGAAGGAAGATGAGTTCAGAAGGAGACCGGTCAAGGAAGCGATTCACTTGGCCAAGCGTTTCATGGAAGAAAACTACTTGGCGGATGTTAATTTATCGGTCCTATCACGTCTGACGCATATGAATGCCTATCATTTTATTCACGTGTTCAAGAAAGAGACGGGAGTTAGTCCGATCCAATATTTAATCCGCTATCGTATGGAGGTAGCGAAGCAATATTTAGAGACTACAAGCCTTCCCATGGTAGAAATAGCGGAGAAAATAGGGTATAAGAGCGAAACATATTTTCAAAACTTGTTCAAAAAGACGACAGGGGTATCACCTGGCAAATATCGTGCGGCTTTCTACCAGTAA